Proteins from one Pyrobaculum neutrophilum V24Sta genomic window:
- a CDS encoding recombinase family protein encodes MIPAVTYVRVSTEEQDPENQRVFLERWAAERGLYILRHYVDVGVSGATEPWERPAFRQMAAEVEKLDPRPKVLLVYEISRLVRSFQELFALLDVVENKMGLVVVSASEREQALQNLDGVYRQFLRAVLAFVATMEREFIRQRTKTALERARARGRIWNVAERRGDIAKAVVDMYTSGASLRETARAFGLSLYEVRRILSEAGVYRPTAYSCPRCFSRLKVVERTAKVAGGRYTVTERLYCPNCGYEEVREA; translated from the coding sequence GTGATACCGGCTGTAACCTACGTGCGCGTCTCCACGGAGGAGCAGGACCCCGAGAACCAGCGGGTCTTCCTGGAGAGGTGGGCCGCCGAGCGGGGCCTCTACATACTTAGGCACTACGTAGACGTGGGGGTGTCCGGCGCCACGGAGCCTTGGGAGAGGCCGGCCTTTAGGCAGATGGCGGCCGAGGTGGAGAAGCTGGACCCGAGGCCCAAGGTCCTCCTCGTCTACGAGATCTCTAGGCTCGTCCGCTCCTTCCAGGAGCTCTTCGCCTTGTTGGACGTGGTGGAGAACAAGATGGGGTTGGTGGTGGTGTCGGCGTCGGAGAGGGAGCAGGCGCTCCAGAACTTAGACGGGGTCTACCGCCAGTTCCTAAGGGCCGTGCTGGCCTTCGTAGCCACCATGGAGAGGGAGTTCATCAGGCAGAGGACGAAGACGGCGTTGGAGAGGGCGAGGGCGAGGGGGAGGATCTGGAACGTGGCGGAGAGGAGGGGGGACATCGCCAAGGCCGTTGTGGATATGTACACCTCGGGCGCCTCCCTTAGGGAGACCGCCAGGGCCTTCGGCCTCTCCCTATACGAGGTACGCCGTATACTGTCCGAGGCCGGGGTGTACCGCCCAACCGCCTACAGCTGCCCCAGGTGCTTCTCTAGGCTTAAGGTCGTGGAGCGCACCGCAAAGGTGGCGGGCGGGAGATACACCGTGACCGAGAGGCTCTACTGCCCAAACTGCGGCTACGAAGAGGTGAGGGAGGCCTAG
- a CDS encoding MBL fold metallo-hydrolase, which yields MFSRSGVGWIYEGFFGVDVAEDAGVDVVLVTHHHPRHVAGARRAKMVVMNPIEYSMASDPARAARYARVVMRRAGAPSVENPEVQAGPFRGAVYRFTAGWVDLGDISVRVIPCGSHTWGHTCFGVEKAVFVGDLDSWIVSVDTFIRVVASLRGLRGYTAYTGGGERKPLEEFLEELERSFKRLLGRYLECVGEKTPYGIALCARGGGDPLRLSEEGLAFVKYLAENGHVKIVNTAPYVVKPA from the coding sequence GTGTTTTCCCGCTCGGGCGTTGGGTGGATCTACGAGGGGTTCTTCGGCGTTGACGTGGCTGAGGACGCGGGGGTTGACGTGGTTCTCGTGACGCACCACCACCCCCGGCACGTGGCGGGGGCGCGTAGGGCGAAGATGGTGGTTATGAACCCGATTGAGTACAGCATGGCCTCGGACCCCGCCAGGGCGGCTAGATACGCCAGGGTTGTGATGAGGCGGGCTGGGGCGCCGTCTGTGGAGAACCCGGAGGTGCAGGCTGGGCCCTTCAGAGGGGCTGTGTACAGGTTTACGGCGGGTTGGGTCGACCTAGGCGATATATCCGTGAGGGTGATCCCCTGCGGCTCACACACCTGGGGCCACACGTGTTTCGGGGTGGAGAAGGCCGTCTTCGTAGGCGATCTAGACAGCTGGATAGTCAGCGTAGATACATTCATCCGGGTGGTGGCCTCCCTCCGGGGCCTACGGGGCTACACGGCGTATACGGGCGGCGGCGAGAGGAAGCCTCTGGAGGAGTTTCTGGAGGAGCTGGAGAGGTCCTTCAAGAGGCTCCTCGGGAGGTACCTCGAGTGCGTGGGGGAGAAGACGCCGTATGGCATAGCCCTCTGCGCGAGAGGCGGGGGGGACCCCCTCCGGCTGTCGGAGGAGGGGCTCGCCTTCGTTAAATATCTGGCGGAGAACGGCCACGTGAAGATCGTAAACACGGCGCCCTACGTGGTGAAGCCGGCGTAG
- the cobB gene encoding NAD-dependent protein deacetylase, whose protein sequence is MDAPLPKAAEALLRARFCVVFTGAGVSAESGIPTFRGAGGLWERYRAEDLATPEAFARDPKLVWEWYRWRQTLAYNARPNPAHYAIAQLEEAGLVKAVITQNVDGLHQRAGSRRVVELHGSLWRARCVQCGAVYKLEKPVEETPPRCPRCRGLLRPDVVWFGEPLPREAWEEAVQLASSADVVLVVGTSGAVYPAAAIPQIAKRRGAAVVEVNVEKSALTAIADVFIRGKAGEVLPALVEEVRRGLGTRRV, encoded by the coding sequence ATGGATGCCCCCCTCCCCAAGGCGGCGGAGGCGCTCTTGAGAGCCCGCTTCTGCGTCGTCTTCACAGGGGCTGGGGTCTCCGCCGAAAGCGGAATCCCCACCTTCAGAGGAGCAGGGGGACTCTGGGAGAGGTACAGAGCGGAGGATCTCGCGACGCCGGAGGCCTTCGCCAGAGACCCCAAGCTGGTCTGGGAGTGGTACAGGTGGAGGCAGACGCTGGCCTACAACGCAAGGCCCAACCCGGCGCACTACGCCATCGCCCAGCTGGAGGAGGCCGGCCTAGTGAAGGCCGTCATCACCCAGAACGTAGACGGCCTACACCAGAGGGCAGGTAGCAGGAGGGTGGTGGAGCTACACGGCTCCCTCTGGAGAGCCAGGTGCGTCCAGTGCGGCGCCGTGTATAAGCTGGAGAAGCCCGTCGAGGAGACGCCTCCGAGGTGCCCCAGATGCAGGGGGCTCCTGAGGCCAGACGTGGTCTGGTTCGGCGAGCCTCTCCCCCGGGAAGCCTGGGAAGAGGCAGTCCAGCTGGCCTCCAGCGCAGACGTGGTGTTGGTGGTGGGGACGTCGGGGGCGGTCTACCCCGCGGCCGCCATCCCCCAGATCGCCAAGAGGCGGGGCGCGGCGGTCGTGGAGGTAAACGTGGAGAAGTCGGCGTTGACCGCCATCGCCGACGTCTTCATAAGGGGGAAGGCGGGCGAGGTCCTCCCAGCCCTGGTGGAGGAGGTGAGGAGGGGGCTCGGCACCCGCCGTGTATAA
- a CDS encoding UDP-N-acetylglucosamine--dolichyl-phosphate N-acetylglucosaminephosphotransferase, with the protein MLAEAAPALVAFTAGVLFGRWWIPFQRGRGITSRDIYKGVDGVPRAGGLIAMVAAAAGYAVAAAQTREAALLLVAAAVVGLLGLLDDLRGVSEYVRVLVPVLLALVVARALEGGLRFTIPLIGLFYGATGWLAALAIPVVTNAFNMLDPVNGFLPAANMAIGAALAAVALVRGQADAAYLLAVHVAASAALYIYNRYPARAFNGNVGSYFLGANISTIAVLYDLVAYLILAATPFVVNGALIVFSSGGIKGREKIQRPTSLSNGVVKQDCSSPILSLVRLVVADRPMGEYEIFKALVYLVLFTSAATAALAAALKALQMPI; encoded by the coding sequence ATGTTGGCGGAGGCGGCGCCTGCCCTAGTCGCCTTTACAGCCGGCGTGTTGTTTGGGCGGTGGTGGATCCCCTTCCAGCGCGGGAGGGGCATAACCTCCCGGGATATATACAAGGGCGTAGACGGCGTGCCGCGGGCCGGCGGGCTTATCGCGATGGTGGCGGCCGCGGCGGGCTACGCAGTTGCGGCGGCTCAGACGCGCGAGGCCGCCCTCCTGCTGGTGGCGGCGGCCGTGGTGGGGCTGCTGGGGCTTCTAGACGACCTCAGAGGCGTAAGCGAATACGTGAGAGTCCTCGTGCCGGTCCTCCTTGCCTTGGTGGTGGCGAGGGCCCTGGAGGGGGGGTTGAGGTTCACCATCCCGCTCATCGGCTTGTTCTACGGCGCCACCGGCTGGCTAGCCGCCTTAGCTATACCGGTGGTGACAAACGCCTTCAACATGCTCGACCCCGTCAACGGCTTTCTCCCCGCGGCCAACATGGCGATAGGCGCGGCGCTGGCCGCGGTAGCCCTAGTGAGGGGGCAGGCCGACGCGGCTTATCTCCTGGCGGTGCATGTGGCCGCCTCGGCCGCGCTGTATATATACAACAGATACCCGGCCAGGGCCTTCAACGGAAACGTGGGGAGCTACTTCCTGGGGGCAAACATATCGACTATAGCCGTCTTGTACGACCTAGTGGCCTACCTCATCCTGGCGGCCACCCCCTTCGTGGTAAACGGCGCTCTCATAGTCTTCTCCTCGGGGGGGATAAAAGGCCGCGAGAAGATACAGAGGCCGACCTCGCTGTCCAACGGCGTCGTTAAACAAGACTGCTCCTCGCCGATACTGTCGCTGGTGAGGCTCGTGGTGGCGGATAGGCCGATGGGGGAGTACGAGATATTCAAGGCGCTTGTCTACCTCGTGCTGTTCACCTCCGCGGCGACGGCGGCGCTGGCCGCGGCGCTCAAGGCGTTGCAGATGCCGATATGA
- the ndhC gene encoding NADH-quinone oxidoreductase subunit A, whose protein sequence is MGDAEAVALAFLVLFALMVETIYIAKLIAPRRPTPMKLMRYEAGNPESGPAKAPLAMQYLGYVLMLVALEPVAAVPLALAVWGGADVYTVIYISLAGGLIAMAAAYYAYSYARRIELWRVSS, encoded by the coding sequence ATGGGCGACGCCGAGGCGGTGGCGCTGGCCTTCCTCGTCCTGTTCGCGTTGATGGTCGAGACGATATATATCGCCAAGCTCATCGCCCCGAGGAGGCCCACGCCTATGAAGCTGATGAGGTACGAGGCGGGGAACCCTGAGTCGGGCCCCGCCAAGGCCCCCCTGGCCATGCAGTACCTCGGCTACGTCCTAATGCTGGTGGCGCTCGAGCCGGTGGCCGCCGTCCCGCTGGCCCTCGCAGTTTGGGGCGGGGCCGACGTCTACACGGTGATATACATCTCATTGGCGGGGGGCCTTATCGCTATGGCGGCCGCCTACTACGCCTACAGCTACGCCAGGAGGATAGAGCTCTGGAGGGTCAGCTCCTGA
- a CDS encoding Rab family GTPase, whose protein sequence is MRRYSVAVLGVGGVGKTTYVFRLLGLSLKPRATLRPGIYRLYLSDKEVDFIDVPGQVAADVARNFSRTWSFYVDLMIYMYDVTDQASLYAIAELHSALLDRGINPYRKVVLVGNKRDLAEEVGVFIEGDEIAAAVGAAKIYYISAVRDPVEVLYRPLEENI, encoded by the coding sequence ATGAGGCGCTACTCGGTGGCCGTCCTCGGGGTAGGCGGCGTGGGCAAAACCACCTACGTCTTTAGGCTACTTGGGCTATCGCTGAAGCCGAGGGCCACGCTGAGGCCCGGCATATACCGCCTCTACCTCAGCGACAAGGAGGTGGACTTCATAGATGTGCCGGGGCAGGTGGCGGCAGACGTCGCTAGAAACTTCTCCAGGACGTGGTCCTTCTACGTGGACCTGATGATATACATGTACGACGTCACAGATCAAGCGTCGCTCTACGCCATCGCGGAGCTACACAGCGCGTTGCTGGACAGAGGCATAAACCCATACAGGAAGGTGGTGCTCGTGGGCAACAAGAGGGACCTCGCGGAGGAGGTGGGGGTCTTCATAGAGGGGGACGAGATAGCGGCGGCCGTAGGCGCGGCCAAGATATACTACATATCAGCCGTGCGCGACCCCGTAGAAGTTTTATATAGGCCGCTGGAGGAAAATATATGA
- a CDS encoding S16 family serine protease: protein MVRKALALILLAALALAAWQTYTVKVASAEINALAVGPSGGAVLPIKITLITPGDGRAYVAGVPEAGQGFGPSAQIALYVASRYSGKPYTNYTALLRVLASDAQVGGPSASGYITVAMYALMNGLELRNDTAMTGIILPDGLIGPVGGVSQKVSAAAERGIKTVLVPIGEKPSAVRGVKVVEVGTVEDAIYYLTGHRVETPRPSAVDDTAFREISRDLFNAVYSYYNATVGRGYVDEALIDRLKSRGDYYAAASLIYQGIVRYYSDQASSSRRAARELYDKALQLAKEAEAELSKIPTTVNNLDLVVAAYTRVYEVYLQANSTSANPGAMYARAVTLKPWVDEARRMAYGPAVNESKLAEIARMYLDYAKAMYAYLETTSDVPLGDYSTAVQLAEDLYGRGLYLASIANSIEIIAESAASLMSAAPEKYLEVARERALTNMARAAQCGYTNTLPLSYLQFGDYYSQQPDGVKYALMYYITASVYSTAMGDAACFAKSGVVYQKPSFAPPEPAAPAAHTAAVARQEGGKSLWLPLVLALLAALALVYSARR from the coding sequence ATGGTGAGGAAGGCTCTGGCGTTGATCCTCCTAGCCGCCCTGGCGCTGGCCGCGTGGCAGACCTACACGGTGAAGGTGGCCTCGGCGGAGATAAACGCGCTGGCCGTTGGGCCCTCCGGAGGCGCCGTCTTGCCCATCAAGATCACCCTCATCACGCCGGGGGACGGGAGGGCGTACGTGGCAGGGGTCCCAGAGGCTGGCCAGGGCTTCGGCCCCTCGGCGCAGATTGCGCTCTACGTCGCGTCTAGGTACTCGGGCAAGCCCTACACGAACTACACCGCCCTGCTGAGGGTGTTGGCCAGCGACGCCCAGGTGGGAGGCCCCTCGGCCAGCGGCTACATAACAGTGGCCATGTACGCCCTCATGAACGGCCTGGAGCTTAGAAACGACACAGCGATGACGGGTATAATACTGCCCGACGGGCTTATAGGGCCGGTGGGCGGGGTCTCCCAGAAGGTGTCGGCGGCCGCGGAGAGGGGGATAAAGACCGTGTTGGTCCCCATTGGCGAGAAGCCGAGCGCCGTGCGCGGCGTTAAGGTGGTGGAGGTGGGCACGGTGGAAGACGCCATCTACTACCTCACTGGGCATAGGGTCGAGACGCCGCGGCCTTCGGCGGTGGACGACACGGCGTTTAGGGAAATATCGCGGGACCTCTTCAACGCCGTCTACAGCTACTACAACGCGACGGTGGGGAGGGGGTACGTAGACGAGGCCTTGATCGATAGGCTGAAGAGCCGGGGCGACTACTACGCCGCCGCCTCGTTGATATACCAGGGGATCGTGAGGTACTACAGCGACCAAGCCTCCTCGTCTAGGAGAGCCGCCAGGGAGCTCTACGACAAGGCCCTCCAGCTGGCGAAGGAGGCCGAGGCGGAGCTCTCCAAGATCCCCACGACCGTCAACAACCTAGACCTCGTGGTGGCGGCCTACACCAGGGTATACGAGGTCTATCTCCAGGCCAACTCCACCTCGGCCAACCCAGGCGCTATGTACGCCCGGGCCGTCACCCTCAAGCCTTGGGTCGACGAGGCGAGGAGGATGGCCTACGGCCCCGCCGTAAACGAGAGCAAGCTGGCGGAGATCGCGAGGATGTACCTAGACTACGCCAAGGCCATGTACGCCTATCTGGAGACCACCTCTGACGTTCCCCTAGGCGATTACTCCACAGCAGTGCAGCTGGCGGAGGACCTCTACGGGAGAGGTCTCTACCTGGCCTCCATTGCCAACTCCATAGAGATAATCGCAGAGTCCGCCGCATCTCTAATGTCGGCTGCCCCCGAGAAGTACCTGGAGGTGGCCAGGGAGAGGGCTCTCACCAACATGGCCCGCGCCGCCCAGTGCGGCTACACGAACACGTTGCCGCTGAGCTATCTACAGTTCGGCGACTACTACAGCCAGCAGCCCGACGGCGTCAAGTACGCGTTGATGTACTACATCACAGCCTCCGTCTACTCGACGGCGATGGGCGACGCGGCTTGCTTCGCGAAAAGCGGCGTGGTCTACCAAAAGCCAAGCTTCGCCCCGCCTGAGCCGGCGGCGCCGGCGGCTCATACCGCCGCCGTTGCTAGGCAGGAGGGGGGAAAAAGCCTGTGGTTGCCGCTTGTCCTCGCACTACTGGCGGCCCTCGCCCTGGTCTACAGCGCTAGACGGTAA
- a CDS encoding phosphoglycolate phosphatase, which yields MGCKVLVVDLDGTLTLSRNTYELSVEALLALRRARDAGIRVVLATANGLDFALTVARYLGVRDVIAENGCLVHIDGETHELCSGDMSEVDRAVLATGAVAPSHQNKCRRFDLAYVPLVENAVERVKAAVRPGYVVDSSGYAIHVRPAGADKGAAVRWLCERLGVSCGWVAAVGDSDVDAGMLATAWGIAVGNATEAAKRAARAVVRGPSGLGFKEAVDLILSGGACAP from the coding sequence GTGGGTTGCAAAGTCCTCGTGGTGGATCTAGACGGGACGCTGACGCTTAGTAGAAACACCTATGAGCTTTCTGTGGAGGCGCTTCTCGCCCTGAGGAGGGCTAGAGACGCGGGTATACGTGTGGTATTGGCGACGGCCAACGGCCTGGACTTCGCCCTGACGGTGGCTAGGTACCTCGGCGTTAGAGACGTGATTGCTGAAAACGGCTGCCTGGTCCACATAGATGGGGAGACGCACGAGCTCTGTTCTGGAGATATGTCGGAGGTGGATAGGGCGGTGCTGGCCACGGGGGCTGTGGCGCCGAGCCACCAGAACAAGTGCAGGAGGTTCGACCTCGCCTACGTCCCGCTTGTTGAAAACGCCGTAGAGAGGGTTAAGGCGGCGGTGAGGCCCGGCTACGTCGTAGACTCCAGCGGGTACGCCATCCACGTGAGGCCGGCGGGGGCCGACAAGGGCGCCGCCGTGAGGTGGCTGTGCGAGAGGCTTGGGGTGAGCTGCGGCTGGGTAGCGGCCGTGGGAGACAGCGATGTGGACGCCGGCATGTTGGCGACGGCGTGGGGGATAGCCGTCGGCAACGCCACAGAGGCGGCGAAGAGGGCGGCTCGGGCGGTGGTCAGGGGGCCGAGCGGCCTTGGGTTCAAGGAGGCGGTAGACCTAATTCTGTCAGGTGGGGCCTGCGCCCCTTAG
- a CDS encoding GIY-YIG nuclease family protein, with protein sequence MSRASHRLPTAPRLSYLVFFKCPSQEVDTGAARFKLEEGVYAYVGSCGVSCLRRVVRHLSRPAARRWHVDYLQCDALYAVVTPLAEAELARRLAGGCTAVARFGSTDDPGAPGHLFRCDAAEALRYAGFTT encoded by the coding sequence ATGTCTCGCGCCAGCCATCGGCTCCCCACTGCCCCCCGCCTCAGCTACCTAGTCTTTTTTAAATGTCCAAGCCAGGAGGTGGACACAGGCGCGGCGAGGTTCAAGCTTGAGGAGGGCGTCTACGCATACGTGGGGTCCTGCGGCGTCTCCTGCCTAAGGCGGGTGGTTAGACATCTGTCCCGACCCGCCGCCAGGAGGTGGCACGTCGACTATCTACAGTGCGACGCGCTGTACGCCGTCGTCACCCCCCTCGCCGAGGCTGAGCTCGCCAGGAGGCTGGCCGGGGGGTGCACGGCGGTGGCGCGCTTCGGCTCCACAGACGACCCCGGCGCCCCGGGGCACCTCTTCCGGTGCGACGCCGCGGAGGCCCTCCGCTACGCCGGCTTCACCACGTAG
- a CDS encoding CTP synthase yields the protein MPKLIVITGGVMSGVGKGVVVASIGRILRARGVSVNAVKIDPYINVDAGTMNPYAHGEVFVTYDGGETDLDLGHYERFLDVELSKRNNITSGQIYLSVIEKERRGEYLGQTVQLIPHVTDEIKRRIVEAAGGYDVTLVEIGGTVGDYEQLPFLEAARQLRLELGHDVLFIHVALVPLLKTTGEFKTKPLQHSVAELRRYGIQPDAVVVRSEKPIDAGSVKKIALFTNVPQSAIFNSYDVDTIYRVPLLLEEQGMGDFLVHRLGLAPRPPAHEDWREYVAKLTSPRRKVAVGMCGKYVELPDAYLSIIEALKHAGAALDTRPELVWINSVEVEKNPDVLYKLGVDAMVVLPGFGKRGTEGMIECVRYARVEKIPFLGICFGMQLAVVEFARNVLGLKGANSTELDPDTPHPVVHLAPEQREVDVLGGSMILGDREVDIVQGTLAASLYGAPHTVERHRHRYEVNLSYLPKLADAGLRVSGWRRDVKRVEIIELPGHPYFIATQFHPEFKSRPTKPRPVFLGLLKAALRS from the coding sequence GTGCCCAAGCTCATAGTTATTACGGGCGGCGTGATGTCGGGCGTTGGAAAAGGCGTCGTGGTGGCGAGCATAGGGAGGATATTGAGGGCCCGCGGCGTTTCTGTAAACGCTGTCAAGATAGACCCCTACATAAACGTAGACGCGGGGACCATGAACCCCTACGCCCACGGCGAGGTGTTTGTCACATACGACGGCGGCGAGACGGATCTAGACCTCGGCCACTACGAGAGGTTCCTCGACGTCGAGCTGTCGAAGAGGAACAACATAACGTCGGGCCAGATATACCTCTCCGTCATCGAGAAGGAGAGGAGGGGCGAGTACCTCGGGCAGACGGTGCAGCTGATCCCCCACGTGACAGACGAGATCAAGAGGAGGATCGTGGAGGCGGCTGGGGGATACGACGTAACCCTCGTGGAGATCGGGGGGACCGTAGGCGACTACGAGCAGTTGCCCTTCCTCGAGGCGGCGAGGCAGCTGAGGCTTGAGCTGGGCCACGACGTGTTGTTTATACACGTGGCGCTGGTGCCCCTCCTCAAAACCACGGGGGAGTTTAAGACGAAGCCGCTTCAACACAGCGTTGCGGAGCTCAGGAGATACGGCATTCAGCCAGACGCCGTAGTTGTCAGATCTGAAAAGCCCATAGACGCAGGCTCTGTGAAGAAGATCGCGCTGTTTACCAACGTCCCCCAGTCGGCCATCTTCAACTCGTACGACGTAGACACCATCTACAGGGTCCCCCTTCTGCTTGAGGAGCAGGGCATGGGGGACTTCCTAGTCCACCGGCTCGGCCTAGCGCCTAGGCCCCCGGCGCACGAGGACTGGAGGGAGTACGTGGCCAAGCTCACGTCGCCGAGGAGGAAGGTGGCTGTGGGGATGTGTGGGAAATACGTCGAGCTCCCGGACGCCTACCTCAGCATAATTGAGGCGCTGAAGCACGCGGGCGCCGCCTTAGACACAAGGCCGGAGCTGGTCTGGATAAACTCGGTGGAGGTTGAGAAGAACCCAGACGTGTTGTACAAGCTCGGCGTAGACGCGATGGTGGTGTTGCCCGGCTTCGGCAAAAGGGGGACAGAGGGCATGATAGAGTGCGTGAGATACGCCAGGGTGGAGAAGATACCCTTCCTCGGCATCTGCTTCGGAATGCAGCTCGCCGTGGTGGAGTTCGCCCGCAACGTCCTCGGCCTTAAGGGCGCCAACTCCACCGAGCTCGACCCCGACACGCCGCATCCGGTGGTGCACCTGGCCCCGGAGCAGAGGGAGGTGGACGTGCTAGGCGGTAGCATGATCCTGGGAGATAGAGAGGTGGACATAGTGCAGGGCACCCTGGCGGCCTCCCTCTACGGCGCCCCCCACACCGTCGAGAGACACAGGCATAGGTACGAGGTGAACCTATCCTACCTCCCCAAGCTCGCCGATGCGGGCCTGAGGGTGTCCGGGTGGAGGAGGGACGTGAAGAGGGTGGAGATAATAGAGCTGCCGGGACACCCCTACTTCATAGCCACCCAGTTCCACCCCGAGTTCAAATCGAGGCCCACAAAGCCGCGGCCCGTCTTCCTAGGCCTGCTGAAGGCCGCCCTCAGGAGCTGA
- a CDS encoding phosphoribosyltransferase, which produces MLVEVGGVKVRFVSWAEGIALSEALAKKVEESGYKPEVIVAISRGGLVPARVISDVLGVDDIVTVGVKYWGLAQRRAERPLLYHGIEPGVVRGRRTLVVDEVADTGHTLAVVKSLLDLIGAAEVKTAVVHLKTTSRFVPDYYAERIEEWVWISYPWSRYEDLREFRKRGYDVWRYMERIC; this is translated from the coding sequence ATGCTCGTGGAGGTGGGCGGCGTCAAGGTGCGTTTTGTCTCCTGGGCCGAGGGGATAGCGCTCAGCGAGGCTTTGGCGAAGAAGGTGGAGGAGTCGGGCTACAAGCCGGAGGTGATTGTGGCCATCTCCCGCGGGGGGCTTGTGCCGGCCCGCGTGATAAGCGACGTGTTGGGGGTAGACGACATAGTCACAGTCGGCGTTAAGTACTGGGGGCTCGCCCAGAGACGCGCCGAGAGGCCCCTGTTGTACCATGGCATTGAGCCGGGGGTCGTGAGGGGGAGGAGGACGCTGGTGGTGGACGAGGTGGCCGACACGGGGCACACCCTCGCCGTGGTGAAGAGCTTGCTGGACCTAATAGGCGCCGCCGAGGTTAAAACAGCCGTCGTCCACCTCAAGACAACGAGCAGGTTCGTGCCCGACTACTACGCCGAGAGGATCGAGGAGTGGGTCTGGATATCCTACCCCTGGAGCCGCTACGAGGACCTCAGGGAGTTTAGGAAGAGGGGCTACGACGTCTGGAGGTACATGGAGCGGATCTGTTAA
- a CDS encoding deoxyhypusine synthase, protein MREVVELFRRIGGFQALHVAEAYDVLKEAVERADLRFLSFTGNLLATGLREIIAEALGRRLFNVVVTTAGALDHDIAKAMGAVYAPASFDLDDVDLARRGLHRLGNVVIKKEEYGPLVEKFVLRFCERIGGRALGTYELAEELGREMPESSVLGAAARAGVKVFVPGIVDGAVGTALLTCNDLARAKRGGLRVQIDPLRDEEALRELVYGSRKLAALIAGGGISKHHVIWWAQFRGGLDYVVYITTAVEYDGSLSGARPREAVSWGKVKPEAKSVYIYADATLVLPILLKAL, encoded by the coding sequence ATGAGGGAGGTTGTCGAGCTGTTCAGGAGGATCGGGGGTTTCCAAGCACTCCACGTCGCCGAGGCCTACGACGTTTTGAAGGAGGCGGTGGAGAGGGCGGACCTCCGCTTCCTCTCCTTCACGGGGAACCTCCTCGCCACAGGCCTGCGGGAGATAATAGCGGAGGCGCTGGGGAGGAGGCTTTTCAACGTGGTAGTCACCACCGCGGGGGCGCTCGACCACGACATAGCGAAGGCCATGGGGGCCGTCTACGCCCCCGCCTCCTTCGACCTCGACGACGTGGATCTCGCCAGACGCGGCCTCCACAGGCTAGGCAACGTGGTGATTAAGAAGGAGGAGTACGGCCCCCTGGTGGAGAAGTTCGTCCTCAGGTTCTGCGAGAGGATCGGCGGGAGAGCCCTCGGCACCTATGAGCTTGCGGAGGAGCTGGGCAGAGAGATGCCGGAGAGCTCCGTCCTCGGCGCCGCCGCGAGGGCCGGGGTAAAGGTCTTCGTGCCGGGGATTGTAGACGGCGCCGTGGGGACGGCCCTCCTCACATGTAACGACCTCGCCAGGGCGAAAAGGGGCGGCCTCAGAGTCCAGATCGACCCGCTGAGGGACGAAGAGGCGCTGAGAGAGCTGGTATACGGCAGCAGGAAGCTCGCGGCTTTGATCGCGGGAGGGGGCATCAGCAAACACCACGTCATCTGGTGGGCCCAGTTCAGAGGCGGGCTAGACTACGTGGTCTACATCACAACCGCCGTCGAATACGACGGCTCTCTAAGCGGCGCGAGGCCCAGGGAGGCGGTGAGCTGGGGCAAGGTGAAGCCCGAGGCGAAGTCCGTATACATCTACGCAGACGCGACGCTGGTTCTCCCCATCCTCCTAAAGGCGCTGTAG